From the genome of Thermogutta terrifontis, one region includes:
- a CDS encoding chromosomal replication initiator protein DnaA has protein sequence MTRDDKEVISALRKVLADKVGYERYALWFGRRTRFLWDGAQLTLQVANSFYVDWIRTVFHDAIEEACQAVFGKIPQVHYEWNENLSTSEEEEPVLARPTTRPGKGSTRSSAAATKRATSRESLSSHTQTFSLEDLPLFAHLAHARECSAENDASCAECITSDSLTAPKPILSAVGSRETAGTLEALNDASHKPCGFAPHIAGEAPADPSDDEIEPTCDGCDSSGDFLRVLPHTTVEAPDGREANGNTKEKREEPLDATHVHGTQGRPNSAGSEPRAVNRANALGLGDLETFVVGDCNRLAYAAAETVTRKLGSYSPLVIHGPSGVGKTHLLEGIWKTVKKRNPRVAALYLSAEQFTSAYVEALQSGTIPVFRQKYRGVQLLILDDLQFFGGKRQTQIELLYTLDTLMKNGCQVVCAADRPPSELRELTPELRSRLESGIVCRIDPPDFATRVKIVENFCLATNFSLDREVQQWIAESFARSVRQIIGALRRLEAAARALKRVPDRQLAGEILSDLLPEGTKQVTLADIEREVCRAFALPPGTLQSDRKDRIVTQPRMLAMWLARKCTRANLSEIGRFFGRRSHATVISAQKRVEEWLSGQEAMASSEGQRPLRETIREIERRLRAG, from the coding sequence GCTTCCTTTGGGATGGTGCCCAGCTTACGCTCCAGGTGGCCAACAGTTTTTATGTCGATTGGATTCGAACAGTCTTTCACGACGCAATCGAGGAAGCCTGCCAGGCGGTCTTCGGCAAAATCCCCCAGGTTCACTACGAGTGGAATGAGAATCTGAGTACTTCGGAAGAAGAAGAGCCCGTGCTTGCCAGGCCGACCACTCGTCCGGGCAAGGGCAGTACTCGGTCATCTGCCGCCGCAACTAAGAGGGCCACTTCACGCGAAAGCTTATCCTCTCACACTCAGACGTTTTCGCTGGAAGACCTGCCCCTCTTTGCTCATTTAGCGCACGCCCGTGAGTGTTCCGCGGAGAATGACGCCTCATGCGCTGAGTGCATTACCTCCGATTCACTTACCGCGCCAAAGCCGATTCTGTCAGCGGTGGGGAGTCGGGAAACAGCTGGCACCCTGGAAGCGCTCAATGATGCGAGCCACAAACCTTGCGGTTTCGCACCGCATATCGCAGGCGAAGCACCAGCCGATCCCAGCGATGATGAGATCGAACCTACGTGCGACGGCTGCGACTCGTCAGGCGATTTTCTTCGCGTCCTCCCTCACACGACGGTCGAAGCACCTGATGGCCGTGAGGCGAATGGCAACACGAAGGAAAAACGGGAAGAACCACTGGACGCCACGCATGTCCATGGCACCCAGGGTCGCCCCAATTCCGCCGGTTCGGAACCGCGTGCCGTGAATCGCGCCAACGCACTGGGCCTTGGCGATCTGGAAACCTTTGTGGTGGGAGATTGTAACCGACTAGCATATGCGGCTGCCGAGACGGTCACCCGAAAATTGGGGAGTTATTCCCCGCTGGTGATCCACGGACCAAGCGGTGTCGGCAAAACACATCTTCTGGAAGGTATTTGGAAGACAGTTAAAAAACGGAATCCACGCGTCGCCGCGCTCTATCTTTCTGCCGAGCAATTCACGAGTGCTTACGTGGAGGCCCTTCAATCGGGAACGATCCCGGTTTTTCGTCAGAAATACCGGGGCGTCCAGCTCCTTATTTTGGATGACCTTCAGTTTTTCGGGGGCAAGCGACAGACGCAAATCGAACTTCTCTACACACTTGACACGTTGATGAAAAATGGCTGTCAGGTCGTGTGTGCCGCGGACCGACCGCCCTCGGAACTTCGTGAATTGACACCTGAGCTACGCAGCAGACTGGAAAGTGGGATCGTCTGTCGTATCGATCCGCCGGACTTTGCCACGCGGGTGAAAATCGTTGAGAATTTCTGCCTCGCGACCAATTTTTCCCTGGATCGCGAAGTCCAGCAGTGGATTGCTGAATCGTTTGCCCGAAGCGTTCGTCAGATCATTGGTGCCCTCCGACGTTTGGAAGCCGCTGCGAGGGCCCTCAAGCGGGTACCCGATCGGCAGCTTGCCGGAGAAATCCTTTCCGACCTTCTGCCCGAAGGTACCAAGCAGGTGACGCTCGCCGATATCGAGAGGGAGGTCTGCCGAGCTTTTGCCCTTCCTCCCGGCACGCTTCAGAGTGACCGGAAAGATCGCATCGTCACGCAGCCACGTATGCTGGCCATGTGGCTCGCTCGCAAATGCACAAGGGCCAATCTTTCGGAGATTGGTCGATTTTTCGGACGACGCAGTCACGCGACCGTGATCTCGGCCCAAAAGCGTGTGGAGGAATGGCTT